The Achromobacter deleyi genome has a window encoding:
- a CDS encoding crotonase/enoyl-CoA hydratase family protein produces the protein MNQLIHPDCHPFTAAGNLKQISAFYEEGRRVMWMMLRAQPRPCFNHELIDEIMTLARAAKDSGLPIDFWVTGSLVPQIYNVGGDLNFFAESIRTGKREALRAYARACVDCVHAATRGFDTGAISLAMIEGTALGGGFEAALAHHFVLAQTNARMGFPEMAFNLFPGMGGYSLVARRSGMKLAEELIATGESHTAEWFHAKGLVDVLFEPGDAYKATRTFIDVMRPKLNGMRAMLRARQRVLSLSRSELMDITEDWVEAAFSIDPKDRAYMERLVMAQNRRSAVSTEATEEATMH, from the coding sequence ATGAATCAACTCATTCATCCGGACTGCCACCCCTTCACCGCAGCAGGCAATCTGAAGCAGATCTCCGCGTTTTATGAGGAGGGACGCCGAGTTATGTGGATGATGCTGCGCGCGCAACCGCGGCCCTGCTTTAATCATGAACTGATCGACGAAATCATGACCCTGGCCCGCGCCGCCAAGGATTCCGGCCTGCCGATCGACTTCTGGGTCACGGGCTCGCTGGTGCCGCAGATCTACAACGTGGGCGGCGATCTCAACTTTTTCGCCGAATCCATCCGCACGGGCAAGCGCGAAGCGCTGCGGGCCTATGCCCGGGCTTGCGTCGATTGCGTGCATGCCGCCACGCGCGGCTTTGACACCGGCGCCATTTCGCTGGCCATGATCGAAGGCACCGCGCTGGGCGGCGGCTTCGAAGCCGCCCTGGCCCACCACTTCGTGCTGGCACAGACCAATGCGCGCATGGGCTTTCCCGAGATGGCGTTCAACCTGTTCCCCGGCATGGGCGGCTACTCGCTGGTCGCGCGCCGTTCCGGCATGAAGCTGGCCGAGGAACTGATCGCCACGGGCGAATCGCATACCGCCGAATGGTTCCATGCCAAGGGCCTGGTCGACGTACTGTTCGAGCCGGGCGACGCCTACAAGGCCACCCGCACCTTCATCGACGTGATGCGGCCCAAGCTCAACGGCATGCGCGCCATGCTGCGCGCGCGCCAGCGCGTGCTGAGCCTGTCGCGCTCCGAGCTGATGGATATCACCGAGGACTGGGTCGAAGCGGCGTTCTCCATCGACCCGAAGGACCGCGCCTACATGGAACGGCTGGTGATGGCGCAAAATCGCCGCAGCGCGGTCAGCACCGAGGCCACCGAAGAGGCCACGATGCACTGA
- the pdeR gene encoding cyclic di-GMP phosphodiesterase encodes MTENQDEKAILHTHFGTHSPYWRLSADSDAIELAAVKGATNIAMALRPDQADTIRGLTGITSSVRIDISLYGDLLRLHLVGRKINPNEWAGTASAHTDTESVAKDLVEGLSFAETVVSEANSVIVIVDQNGRVQRFNKLSEEYTGKREQDIVGRSVFEMFMTREEAIASRRNIAEFYKRGQSYEVERLINTVKGPRLFLFRNKFVTSGSGEKRVYLICSGTDITEERQAQERLRVLANTDMLTNLPNRHAITSRLKAALAAGREGRGGVLFLDLDNFKRINDHYGHGFGDRLLKAVAVAISTCLSEGQTLARLGGDEFIVLQEEAQAWQLEATAERIIERLREPFRQGLIEVYTSCSIGIAMYPDHGADLDSVVRSADIAMYVAKEAGRHTYRVFQHEMDRRNADYVWLDTNLRKALAENHLMLYYQPKLAGRTGEVDGVEALVRWRSPERGMVGPNVFIPYAEESGLISPLGVWVMREAARQAAAWKRDGLNIRIAINMSARQLDDKGVVSEFMRAINDASLDPCLLDIELTESCLIDDEDAAIELIKQFRQLGARVHLDDFGTGYSSLSQLARIPLDTIKLDASFVRGVNENPVSQALARAIVAVARTLELKVIAEGVETPEEAAFLDTLGVDAKQGFLYAKPMPAEEFAAWLAQRRRLHLIA; translated from the coding sequence ATGACTGAGAACCAGGACGAAAAAGCGATCCTGCACACGCATTTCGGTACGCATAGCCCATATTGGCGATTGTCCGCCGATAGCGATGCCATTGAACTGGCCGCGGTCAAGGGCGCGACCAATATCGCGATGGCTTTGCGCCCGGACCAGGCGGACACCATCCGCGGGCTGACCGGCATCACGTCCAGCGTGCGGATCGATATTTCGCTGTATGGCGACTTGCTCCGCCTGCATCTGGTGGGCCGCAAGATCAATCCCAATGAATGGGCCGGCACCGCGTCTGCCCATACCGATACCGAATCCGTCGCCAAGGATCTGGTCGAAGGCCTGTCGTTCGCCGAGACCGTGGTGTCGGAGGCCAACTCGGTCATTGTCATCGTCGACCAGAACGGCCGGGTGCAGCGCTTCAACAAGCTCAGCGAGGAATACACCGGCAAGCGCGAACAGGACATCGTGGGCCGCAGCGTCTTCGAGATGTTCATGACGCGGGAGGAGGCCATCGCCTCCCGGCGCAATATCGCCGAGTTCTACAAGCGCGGGCAGTCCTATGAAGTCGAGCGCCTGATCAATACGGTCAAGGGCCCCCGGCTGTTCCTGTTCCGCAACAAGTTCGTCACCAGCGGCAGCGGCGAGAAGCGCGTCTACCTGATCTGCTCGGGCACCGACATCACCGAAGAGCGCCAGGCGCAGGAACGCCTGCGGGTGCTGGCCAATACCGACATGCTGACCAACCTGCCGAACCGCCACGCGATCACCTCGCGGCTGAAGGCGGCGCTGGCGGCGGGGCGGGAAGGGCGCGGCGGCGTGCTGTTCCTGGACCTGGACAACTTCAAGCGCATCAACGATCACTACGGCCACGGCTTTGGCGACCGCCTGCTCAAGGCGGTGGCGGTCGCCATTTCCACCTGCCTGTCCGAGGGCCAGACCCTGGCCCGCCTGGGCGGCGACGAGTTCATCGTCCTGCAGGAGGAAGCGCAGGCCTGGCAGCTGGAAGCCACCGCGGAACGCATCATCGAACGGCTGCGCGAGCCCTTCCGCCAAGGCCTGATCGAGGTCTACACCAGCTGCTCCATCGGCATCGCCATGTACCCAGACCATGGCGCGGACCTGGACAGCGTGGTGCGCAGCGCCGACATCGCGATGTATGTGGCCAAGGAAGCAGGACGGCACACCTACCGCGTGTTCCAGCACGAGATGGACCGCCGCAATGCGGATTACGTCTGGCTGGACACCAACCTGCGCAAGGCCCTGGCCGAAAACCACCTGATGCTGTACTACCAGCCCAAGCTTGCCGGCCGCACCGGCGAGGTCGACGGGGTGGAAGCCCTGGTGCGCTGGCGTTCTCCGGAACGCGGCATGGTCGGGCCCAACGTCTTCATTCCCTACGCCGAAGAATCGGGCCTGATTTCGCCGCTGGGCGTCTGGGTCATGCGCGAAGCCGCCAGGCAGGCGGCGGCCTGGAAGCGCGACGGCCTGAACATCCGCATCGCGATCAACATGTCGGCCCGCCAGCTGGACGACAAGGGCGTGGTCAGCGAATTCATGCGGGCCATCAACGATGCCAGCCTCGATCCCTGCCTGCTGGACATAGAACTGACCGAGAGCTGCCTGATCGACGACGAAGACGCCGCCATCGAACTGATCAAGCAGTTCCGCCAGCTTGGCGCGCGCGTCCACCTCGATGACTTCGGGACGGGCTACTCCTCGCTGTCGCAGCTGGCGCGCATTCCGCTGGACACGATCAAGCTGGACGCCAGTTTCGTGCGCGGCGTGAACGAAAATCCGGTGTCGCAGGCGCTTGCGCGCGCCATCGTCGCCGTGGCGCGCACGCTGGAACTCAAGGTGATCGCCGAAGGGGTGGAAACGCCGGAAGAGGCGGCGTTCCTGGACACCCTGGGCGTGGACGCCAAGCAAGGCTTTCTCTACGCCAAGCCCATGCCCGCCGAGGAGTTCGCCGCCTGGCTGGCGCAACGCCGCCGGCTGCATCTGATTGCCTGA
- a CDS encoding class I SAM-dependent methyltransferase, with translation MDEQKPDHAHWTAVADQWIAWAGAPGHDAFWAYRDGFVSYLGAGSGRALEIGCGEGRISREVRALGYQVTATDAVAAMVDAASAARSADAYAVAPAAALPFADGAFDLVIAYNVLMDVDDVPAALREARRVLAPGGTLFVSIVHPFRDRGRFADKSAGAPFIVEGTYYGREHFDGVESRDGLSMHFAGWSLPLQDYMAALESAGLAIVSLREPQPDAASTEQLRQWSRMPMFLWIKARALPAGQPRVPEEKP, from the coding sequence ATGGACGAGCAGAAACCCGACCACGCGCATTGGACGGCGGTGGCGGACCAGTGGATCGCGTGGGCGGGCGCGCCGGGACACGATGCGTTCTGGGCATATCGCGACGGCTTCGTGAGCTATCTGGGCGCGGGCTCGGGCCGGGCGCTGGAAATCGGCTGCGGAGAAGGGCGCATCAGCCGTGAAGTGCGGGCGCTGGGCTATCAGGTCACCGCCACCGATGCCGTGGCCGCCATGGTGGACGCCGCAAGCGCCGCGCGGTCCGCGGACGCCTACGCGGTTGCGCCGGCAGCAGCGCTGCCGTTCGCCGACGGGGCGTTCGACCTGGTGATCGCATACAACGTGCTGATGGACGTGGACGACGTGCCGGCCGCGCTGCGCGAAGCCCGGCGCGTGCTTGCGCCCGGCGGCACGTTGTTCGTCTCCATCGTGCATCCCTTCCGCGACCGGGGCCGCTTCGCGGACAAGTCCGCCGGCGCGCCCTTCATTGTCGAGGGCACGTACTACGGCCGCGAGCATTTCGACGGCGTGGAATCGCGCGACGGCCTGAGCATGCATTTCGCCGGCTGGTCGCTGCCCTTGCAGGACTACATGGCGGCGCTGGAGTCAGCAGGCCTGGCGATCGTGTCGCTGCGCGAGCCGCAGCCGGACGCCGCAAGCACCGAGCAGTTGCGGCAGTGGTCGCGCATGCCGATGTTCCTGTGGATCAAGGCGCGCGCGCTGCCCGCCGGGCAACCGCGTGTTCCGGAAGAAAAGCCGTGA
- a CDS encoding SDR family oxidoreductase produces MNTQATQRTALVTGGSRGIGAAIVRRLARDGFAVGINYASSAAEADALADEIRQAGGRAIAVRADVSKAAEVRAMFDAVEAGLGRIDVLVNSAGILKVQPLAESSDELYDQTFDINTRGTFHTLREASARLADGGSIVNVSSTTVALNLPGYAIYIASKAAVESFTQVFAKELRGRRITVNAVAPGPVATALFLNGKSPELIEHYAKMPPLERLGQPEDISGVVSFLAGPDSGWVNGQVLRANGGIA; encoded by the coding sequence ATGAACACCCAAGCGACTCAACGCACGGCCCTCGTCACCGGCGGATCCCGAGGCATAGGCGCCGCCATCGTGCGCCGCCTGGCCCGCGACGGATTTGCCGTTGGCATCAACTACGCCTCCAGCGCGGCCGAGGCCGACGCCCTGGCCGACGAGATCCGCCAGGCAGGCGGGCGCGCCATCGCGGTGCGCGCCGACGTCTCGAAGGCGGCGGAAGTGCGCGCCATGTTCGACGCCGTGGAAGCCGGGCTGGGCCGGATCGACGTGCTGGTCAACAGCGCCGGCATCCTGAAGGTGCAGCCCCTGGCCGAAAGCAGCGACGAACTCTACGACCAGACCTTCGACATCAACACGCGCGGCACCTTCCACACGCTGCGCGAGGCCAGCGCCCGTCTGGCCGATGGCGGCAGCATCGTAAACGTGTCCAGCACCACGGTCGCGCTGAACCTGCCGGGCTACGCCATCTACATCGCCAGCAAGGCCGCGGTCGAGAGCTTCACCCAGGTCTTCGCCAAAGAACTGCGCGGCCGCCGCATCACGGTCAACGCCGTGGCCCCCGGCCCCGTCGCCACCGCGCTGTTCCTCAATGGCAAGAGCCCCGAGCTGATCGAGCACTACGCCAAGATGCCGCCGCTGGAACGCCTGGGCCAGCCCGAGGACATCTCCGGCGTCGTGTCGTTCCTGGCGGGGCCGGACAGCGGCTGGGTCAACGGCCAGGTCCTGCGCGCCAACGGCGGCATCGCCTGA
- a CDS encoding Bug family tripartite tricarboxylate transporter substrate binding protein: protein MSDLRLQPRRAVLLSLLALCAGVSAPAFSADAYPDKPIRLIVPYPPGGATDVIGRVLAQELTGALGQTVVVENRAGAAGNIGADQVAKAQPDGYTLLMGALTSHSINAALYRGRVTYDVEKSFAPVSIVGTVPLVFVVNPSVEAKTLSEFIALAKSKPGYMTMASAGNGSPQHLAGEMFKRTAGVDVLHVPYKGSGPAMTDLMGGQVLSMIETVPASQGNIKAGKLRALAVTSPQRVDALPDVPTAAEAGLKDFEVSSMFGIVAPAKTPAPVIDRLNGELKKILAKPEVKASLLNQGAIATWTTPADASARVSAELARWTKVIDEAGVKGD from the coding sequence ATGTCAGACCTGCGTCTGCAGCCGCGCCGTGCCGTGCTGTTATCCCTGCTGGCCCTGTGCGCCGGCGTGTCCGCTCCGGCGTTCTCCGCCGACGCCTATCCCGACAAACCCATCCGCCTGATCGTGCCGTATCCGCCCGGAGGCGCGACCGACGTGATCGGCCGCGTGCTGGCGCAGGAACTGACGGGCGCGCTGGGCCAGACCGTGGTCGTCGAGAACCGCGCCGGCGCCGCGGGCAACATCGGCGCCGACCAGGTCGCCAAGGCGCAGCCCGATGGCTACACCTTGCTGATGGGCGCGCTGACCAGCCATTCCATCAACGCCGCGCTGTACCGCGGCCGCGTCACCTATGACGTGGAGAAGAGCTTTGCGCCGGTGTCCATCGTGGGCACGGTGCCGCTGGTGTTCGTCGTGAACCCCTCGGTCGAGGCGAAGACGCTGTCCGAATTCATCGCGCTGGCCAAATCCAAGCCCGGCTACATGACCATGGCCTCGGCCGGCAACGGTTCGCCCCAGCATCTGGCCGGCGAAATGTTCAAGCGCACGGCCGGCGTCGATGTCCTGCACGTGCCCTACAAGGGCAGCGGCCCCGCCATGACCGACCTGATGGGCGGCCAGGTGCTCAGCATGATCGAGACCGTGCCCGCGTCGCAGGGCAACATCAAGGCCGGCAAGCTGCGCGCGCTGGCGGTGACCTCGCCCCAGCGCGTCGATGCATTGCCGGATGTGCCGACGGCGGCCGAGGCCGGGCTGAAGGACTTCGAGGTCAGCTCGATGTTCGGCATCGTGGCGCCCGCCAAGACGCCGGCGCCGGTGATCGACCGTCTCAACGGCGAGCTCAAGAAGATCCTGGCCAAGCCGGAAGTGAAGGCTTCGCTGTTGAACCAGGGCGCCATCGCCACATGGACCACGCCGGCGGACGCCAGCGCCCGTGTCTCGGCCGAGCTGGCCCGCTGGACCAAGGTGATCGACGAGGCCGGGGTCAAGGGCGACTGA
- a CDS encoding GntP family permease, which yields MTGLIIVVAALAFLMLAAYRGYSVILCAPIAAMGAVLLTDPSALAPVFSGIFMERMAGFAKLYFPVFLLGAVFGKLIELSGFSRAIVQAVLRMIGAERAIVAIVLVCAVLTYGGVSLFVVVFAVYPFAAEMFRQGGIPKRLMPGAIALGAFTFTMTALPGTPQIQNIIPTTFFETTTWAAPWLGLIGAAFTLSTGIAYLEWRRRRAAAAGETYGTELRNEPATPPSERDHHPLIALLPLVVVGVMNFLLTRWIPGWYPAGSEVDLPGLAQPMAVNAEEQVALWAVMGALIAGIFTILLFSFRAIKAHFAEGSKSAVSGALLASMNTAAEYGFGGVIAALPGFLLVAQALKAIPDPLVGEAVAVTTLAGITGSASGGMSIALAAMSQTFIDGALAAGIPMEVLHRVAAMASGGMDTLPHNGAVITLLAVTGLTHRQSYGDIFAITLISTMSVFLVIAVFYLTGIV from the coding sequence ATGACCGGATTGATCATCGTGGTGGCGGCGCTGGCGTTTCTGATGCTGGCGGCGTACCGAGGCTACAGCGTGATTCTTTGCGCACCCATCGCGGCCATGGGCGCGGTGCTGCTGACCGACCCGTCGGCGCTGGCGCCGGTGTTTTCAGGCATTTTCATGGAGCGCATGGCGGGCTTCGCCAAGCTCTACTTTCCCGTGTTCCTCCTGGGCGCGGTGTTCGGCAAGCTGATCGAGTTGTCCGGATTCTCGCGCGCCATCGTGCAGGCGGTGCTGCGCATGATCGGCGCCGAGCGCGCCATCGTGGCCATCGTGCTGGTATGCGCGGTGCTGACCTACGGCGGCGTGTCGCTGTTCGTGGTGGTGTTCGCGGTGTACCCGTTTGCCGCCGAAATGTTCCGCCAGGGCGGCATTCCAAAGCGGCTGATGCCAGGGGCGATCGCGCTGGGCGCCTTCACCTTCACCATGACCGCCCTGCCGGGCACCCCGCAGATCCAGAACATCATCCCCACCACGTTCTTCGAGACCACCACCTGGGCCGCGCCCTGGCTGGGCCTGATCGGCGCGGCATTCACGCTGAGCACCGGCATCGCCTACCTGGAATGGCGGCGCAGGCGCGCGGCCGCCGCGGGCGAAACCTACGGCACGGAACTGCGCAACGAACCGGCCACGCCGCCCAGCGAACGCGACCATCACCCGCTGATCGCGCTGCTGCCGCTGGTGGTGGTGGGCGTCATGAACTTCCTGCTGACGCGCTGGATACCGGGCTGGTATCCGGCGGGTTCGGAAGTGGACCTGCCCGGCCTTGCCCAGCCCATGGCCGTCAACGCCGAGGAGCAGGTGGCGCTGTGGGCCGTGATGGGCGCGCTGATCGCGGGCATCTTCACCATCCTGCTGTTTTCGTTTCGCGCCATCAAGGCGCACTTCGCCGAAGGCAGCAAGAGCGCCGTGTCCGGCGCCCTGCTGGCCTCCATGAACACGGCGGCGGAATACGGTTTCGGCGGCGTCATCGCCGCGCTGCCGGGCTTCCTGCTGGTGGCGCAGGCCTTGAAGGCCATCCCCGATCCGCTGGTGGGGGAAGCGGTTGCGGTGACGACGCTGGCGGGCATCACGGGTTCGGCCTCGGGCGGCATGAGCATCGCGCTGGCGGCGATGTCGCAGACCTTCATCGACGGCGCCCTGGCCGCCGGCATACCCATGGAGGTGCTGCATCGGGTCGCCGCCATGGCCAGCGGGGGCATGGACACGCTGCCGCACAACGGCGCGGTCATCACGCTGCTGGCCGTGACCGGCCTGACGCACCGTCAGTCCTACGGCGACATCTTCGCCATCACCCTGATCTCGACGATGTCGGTGTTCCTGGTGATAGCGGTCTTCTACCTGACCGGCATCGTCTGA
- a CDS encoding LysR family transcriptional regulator: MDRFQEMRVFVRIAERGSFSKASEDLRIPRATVTNLIKRMESRLGARLLERTTRQVRLTHDGEAHYRRCVRLLADLEEADGAFLNTAPKGLLRVNAQGTLARFFVMPGLPGFLERYPDIVLHLGEDDRLVDLVREGVDCVLRTGTLQDSTLAGRQIALMPQVTVASPAYLARFGVPASLEDLEGHQAVDYLSTATGSVIPLDFMVDGRNVLVRPRSVVSVTGAELYTSAALAGLGLVQVPRYRVERELAAGHLRIVLPHAPPAPMPVSVLYPQNRQVSARVRVFTQWLAGILGAAFDQTMPVR; encoded by the coding sequence ATGGATCGTTTCCAGGAAATGCGGGTGTTCGTGCGCATCGCGGAGCGGGGCAGTTTTTCCAAGGCGTCGGAAGACCTGCGGATTCCCCGGGCTACGGTCACCAACCTGATCAAGCGCATGGAGTCGCGGCTGGGCGCGCGCCTGCTGGAGCGCACCACGCGCCAGGTGCGGCTGACGCACGACGGCGAAGCGCACTACCGGCGCTGCGTGCGCCTGCTGGCGGACCTGGAAGAGGCCGACGGCGCGTTCCTGAACACGGCGCCCAAGGGACTGCTGCGCGTCAATGCGCAAGGCACGCTGGCCAGGTTCTTTGTCATGCCGGGGCTGCCGGGCTTTCTGGAACGCTACCCGGACATCGTGCTGCACCTGGGCGAAGACGACCGCCTGGTGGATCTGGTCCGGGAAGGAGTGGACTGCGTGCTGCGCACGGGCACCCTGCAGGACTCCACGCTGGCGGGCCGGCAGATTGCGCTGATGCCGCAGGTGACGGTGGCCAGTCCCGCCTATCTGGCGCGCTTTGGCGTGCCCGCCAGCCTGGAGGACCTGGAAGGCCACCAGGCGGTGGACTACCTGTCCACTGCCACGGGCAGCGTCATTCCGCTGGATTTCATGGTGGATGGGCGCAATGTCCTGGTACGCCCGCGCTCGGTCGTGAGCGTGACGGGGGCCGAGCTGTACACCAGCGCCGCGCTGGCCGGCCTGGGGCTGGTGCAGGTGCCGCGCTACCGGGTGGAACGGGAACTGGCGGCGGGCCACCTCAGGATCGTGCTGCCCCACGCGCCGCCCGCGCCCATGCCGGTGTCGGTGCTGTATCCGCAGAACCGGCAGGTGTCGGCGCGGGTGCGTGTCTTCACACAGTGGCTGGCCGGGATACTCGGCGCAGCCTTCGATCAGACGATGCCGGTCAGGTAG
- a CDS encoding aminoglycoside phosphotransferase family protein: MFDAYLSRWNLAPDGAPIITHAAQLLPVLHEGAPAMLKVSTEEDEKQGGVLMSWWDGQGAARVLAHDSDAILLERATGTRSLAHYARTGRDDEATRILCAVLKELHAPRDKPLPALRPLEEWFTELWPMARARGGILAHSARHARDLLDDPQDMTVLHGDVHHDNVLDFGERGWLVIDPKRLQGERAFDYANIFCNPDLSDPEPPVAIVPGRFERRLDIIVARSGLDRRRLLRWIVAWCGLSAAWYMGDGDDAAIDLDIASQAQALLDR, encoded by the coding sequence ATGTTCGACGCTTACCTCAGCCGCTGGAACCTCGCGCCCGACGGCGCGCCGATCATCACCCACGCGGCGCAGCTGCTGCCCGTCCTGCATGAAGGCGCGCCCGCCATGCTCAAGGTGTCGACCGAAGAAGACGAAAAGCAAGGCGGCGTGCTGATGAGCTGGTGGGACGGCCAGGGCGCCGCGCGAGTGCTGGCGCACGACAGCGACGCCATCCTGCTGGAACGCGCCACGGGCACGCGCTCGCTGGCCCACTATGCGCGCACCGGCCGCGACGACGAGGCCACCCGCATCCTCTGCGCCGTGCTGAAGGAACTGCATGCGCCCCGGGACAAGCCGCTGCCCGCCCTGCGTCCGCTGGAGGAATGGTTCACCGAACTGTGGCCGATGGCGCGGGCGCGCGGCGGCATCCTCGCGCACAGCGCGCGCCATGCCCGCGACTTGCTGGACGATCCGCAGGACATGACCGTGCTGCACGGCGATGTCCATCACGACAACGTCCTGGACTTTGGCGAGCGCGGCTGGCTGGTGATAGATCCCAAGCGCCTGCAGGGCGAGCGCGCCTTCGATTACGCCAACATCTTCTGCAACCCCGACCTGTCCGACCCCGAGCCGCCCGTGGCCATCGTGCCGGGACGCTTCGAGCGGCGGCTGGACATCATCGTCGCCCGGTCCGGCCTGGACCGCCGCCGGCTGCTGCGATGGATCGTGGCCTGGTGCGGCTTGTCGGCCGCGTGGTACATGGGCGACGGCGACGATGCCGCGATCGACCTGGACATCGCCAGCCAGGCGCAAGCGCTGCTGGACCGCTGA